The genomic region CCGCTGTTCGCGGCCGCCAAGTAGGCGCGCTAGACCTCGCCAACTAGAGAGCTCAACTACCTCATTCCCATATCACTACTGCAATGACTATTGCAAACATTATCACCGAGTTCGGGGCGTATTACCTCAACAACGGTCAGAACGCTACCCGCCTGGTGCAGCTGCTGTTCCGTCCGGCCGTAACGTCGCTGCTGTTCACGCCGCGCGTGACCGACGACACCACCTACCAAGCCTCACAGACGCGCCTGGGCCGCATCCTGCAGCCCTTCCACAAGAACTGGACGCCGCTGGGCGCCCTGGAGGCGCTGCCTATCGTCATCAAAAACTTCCGCTTGAAAGCGGATTTGGAGGAAACTCCGGACGATCTGGAGGCCACGTGGTTGGGTTTCCTGGCCGGTGACGGCCTGGACCGCAAGACCTGGCCTTTCGTGCGCTGGTTCATCGAGGTGCACGCTTTGCCCCAGATCCAGGAAGATTACGAGCTGAACGAAATCTACCTGGGCGTGCGCGCTGAGCCTGACGGCAAGACCCCCGGCGCTGCTGGCACGGCCGTAGATGGCATCCGCAAACAGATCAACGACTTCGCTGGCTCTGGCCGCACCGAGCCGATGATCCTGGGCGCTATTCCTTCGGATCCAAAGGCGTTCTGCGAGTACGTAGAGTCGATGGCCCACCAGACGGTGAAGCGCTACCGCAACGTGCCCATGTTCATGAACATGAACGAGGACCTGGCCCTGCGCTACGCCATCGGCCGCGACGCCAAGTACAACCTCACCACGACCTACACGCAGGGGGCGCCGACTCCGGACGCCAATAACCTGCTCACGACGGCCGTGCCGATCCAGCACGCTCGTCAGCGCGTGATTGGCCTGCCCTCCATGGGCGACTCGACCAAGATCTGGATGTCGCCGGCCGACAACATGATCCGTCTGGAGAAGAAAACCCAGAACGCGAATCAGTTCCAGATTGAGAGCGTGGACCGCAAAGTGAAGCTGTTCACGGACTTCCGCAAGGGCACAGGCTTCCTGATGCCGGAGGCCATCTTCACCAACGACCAGGACATCGACTAAACGTCCACCTGCAGCATGACCGACTCCTCACTAAAGGGGAGTCGGTCTTCTGTAACAACGCATCATTCAATTTCAAAGCCTTACGACCGTGGGAGCTACTGCAAATACAAACAAAGAAGTTAAGAAAGAGGAGGTTACGCTGACGCCAGAGCAGGTAATCGAAAACCTGAAGGCCCAGTTAGCGGCGAAAGACGCCCAGATTGCGGAGCAGGAAACTGTGATCAGTGACCAGACCGAGGCGCTGAAGGCTGCCGAGGCCCAGGGCGCCGGTGCGCTGCCGGTGATCAGCCACGAGGGCAAGCGCTACAAAGTAGTAGCTCGCAAGTTCAACGTGGATGGCGACACGGTAGAGGCCACGACGCTGAAGACCAACAAGGAGTTGGTGGCCAAGCTGATCGAGAAAGGTTCGGGCATCCTGAAGGAAATCGAAGCCAAGTAAGCAGCTGCTCTCATTCAATCAAGTACTCACGTCTTATCTATCCTACAACTATGGATTTAAGCAATTTAACGAGCCTGGGTGGTTTGGAGGGTGCAGATAACACCCCCGGCCTGCTCAACTATGTGCTCTGGGCACCAATTAGCTGGTTTGCGACTATTGCAAAAGCGCCCAAGTATGACCCGACGGCCGTACCAGGTACGTCGGCCATTATCGCCACCAAACACACGTTTAAGCCAGGGTTCGGTTTCATTCGCATCTACCTGACGCTGGACAGCAACGAGCTAAAGGGCAGCGTCGTGGGGGAGCGGGATGGTCGCGGCCAGAAAATCGAGCTAGAAGGCTTTCACCCTGGCAACAAGGCCGCAGCCTTGGAGTTCTTCAACCTTGTGAAGAATATCGACGGCATCATGCTCGTGCCCGATGCCGATGGTACCTACGTGCAAGTAGGCGCTGATGGGCTGCCCGTGGAACTGGCTCCAGCCTACAACTCAGGTAAAATTTCTGGCGGTCGTCGTGGTATCACCGTGAAGGCCGAGTGCTACGCGGCTGGCATCAAACTCTACAGCGCTGATGTGGAGATGAAGCCAGGTGACCAGAGCCCCACGCAGACGCCTACTGCCTAAGATGGCCCTGAAATCTTTCCCTCAGCTCCGGCCGGAGGTAGCAGCCAAATACGAGGCGACCATTGTCCCCACTAGGATCGAGATCCAACGGTTGCGGCGTACAATCGATTTATGCACGTTGACGCTGGCTGAGGCCGACGAGCTGGTGAAGGATCCTCAGTTCACCTACCTGGTCGCGAAGCAGCCACGTAAGGGCAAGCGCACCAAGAGTGCAACGACAGTAACCAATTCGTAAAGGAACCGGATTGGTGAACCGAGGGAAAGGCCCCAGCCGCTTGGCTGGGGCTTTTTTGCGTCCTTTTTCACCGAGGTAGCCGGCGGCAGTTTTGGGGCATGAAACACAGAATCGCCCCCGCCAAACTCGCCATCGTGCAAACCCTCGACGGCCAGAAAGTTCGCATCGTGAAGACCGACCTGGTGCGCGAAAAAGTGCAGGTGAAGAACCTGGCCACCGGCCTGCCTTACTGGACTAATCCCGACCAGCTGCAGCCACTGTAATGCTGACGGACGTGCAGACTTGGCTGCAGCAGCCGGCTGACTTCGCTGCCGGCGCCGCTCTGTATGCCGCCCATGGTACGAGCTCGGTATATCGGCAGCTCTTCGCCCGCGGCGAGACGAGCTACAGCCGGCAGCTGCTCGTGCGTGAGCTGCAGGCCCTGGCCACGCGTGAGGCAGATGAAGCGCCAAAGTCGCCTACCCTGGAAATCGTGGTTTCTGCGCCGGTAGTGCCGTTTACGGCGCCCGAACCGCAGAAGTCGCCTACCCCTACAACGTCGGCGTCTGAGGAAAGCGTGCGCAAAGTGCGTGCGCAACTGAAAGCCCTACGCGACGAGCGCAGCCAAACGCACGCGCAGCTCACGGCGCCGCGCCTGGCCCGGAAGGACCGGCTGCAGCTGGCCCTGCGCATCCTCGATATCGGCGACGAGGTGCTGGCTGCGGAGGAGCGCCTGGCCTACGTGCAGCAGCATGGCCAGCTGCCGCCCGGCCCAGTGGCCACCGCTGATGTGACCGATGCCGGTGAGCTGCGCCGCCGGCTCGACAACCTGGTGGCCCTGCGCAGCAAGGTGCGCAAGCGTCCCGACCGCGCGGTCGAATTGCCGCAGATCGAGGCTGATATCCAACTAATCCGAGAAAAACTAACGGCTATTGTACGTGTCTGAATTAGTGCCAAAAAATCTACCCGGTGCGCAGGACGTGATTCTGCACAAGTCCACGGCCGTGGAGCGCATCTACGCGGCCAGTATCAACGAGGCCAACGGAGAAGGCCCTGGGCTGAAGGCGTTGTCGCCGGCCGACCAGCTGGTCAACCAGCAGATCGAGGCGGCGTACGCGCTGCTCTCGAACTACCACACCTTCGACCAGGCCTGGCCCCTGCTGGCGAAGCAGTTCGATATCAGTCGCGCCACGTGCTACCGGCGGCTGGCCGACGCGCAAAACCTGATGGGCGACCTGAAAAAGGTACGCAAAGAGGGCCGAAAGGCCATCCTGATGGAGTTTGCGCGCAAGATTCTGCAGTTGGCCCTCTCGCAGCGCCCACCCGATACGCGGGCGGCATTGGCGGCCATGAAGTTCGAAGCCAACGTGGCTGGCCTTATGCGGGCCGATTCGGGCCAGGAGGAAGCGGCCGGCGTAGGTGGTGGCAATACCAGCTACGTGATTAATCTGACTGTGGAAGGCCGCAAACCGCGCACTATCAACCTGATGGATCCAGAGAGCATTCAGGATACCGACTACGAGTTGATCCAGGAGGCCGTGCAGGGGAGTGTGTTCGATGGCAACATGATGGCCAAGATGATCGAGGAGCGGCGCGAGGAGGGCGGCACTGATGGTAATCGTTGACCAAATCAAGCTCAAGTTTAACCAGCCGCAACTGCGCTACGTCACCGCGCCGCGCAAAAAGGAGGGCGTCAGCATCTGGGGTAGGGGAACGGGCAAGTCGACGATTATCGCATGGGATATTCACGAAATCGTGCAGACGATGCCCCGTTCGTGCTGGGTAATTGTGGGGAGCACCTACAAACAGGTACTCACGCGCACCCTGCCCTCGACGATTGCCGGCCTGGAGGCCCTGGGCTACAAACTAGACCGGGATTTCTACGTCGGGCGCCATCCACCGCCCTCCAAGCTGTTTGATCGGCCCATCCAAGGGCCGCTGAAGTACGACCACTTCATTATTTTCAAGAACGGCACCGGGTTTCACCTGGTGTCGCTTGATGCCGGTGGTTCGGCCTCACGTGGTCTGAACGTAGACGGTTTTATCGGTGATGAGGCCCTGCTATTCAACAAAGAAAAGCTCGACGCCGACTTGTCGGCTACCAACCGCGGCAACGGGCAGTATTTCGGCAAAAATCCGAAGCACCACGGTGTTTTCCTGTTTTCGTCAATGCCCTGGGGCGACCAGGGGCGCTGGCTGCTGGACAAGAGCAAATACTACGAAAAGGACGGTATTGACCTCAACGAGCGGCAAAACGAACTGATTGCGGCGCAGGTGCGCTTTATCGACGCCGAAACGGACGAGGAGCGCCTGCACATCTGGCGGGAACAGGTGGTGAAGCTGATGATGGACATCCGCTATTACCCCAGTGCGGCCACCAAGGGCAGTTTCTATTCGGAGGCCAACGCGTTCGATAATATCCAGAACCTGGGCCTGCAGTACTTGCTGGATCAGCGCCGGTTCATGACCGACTTCACGTTCATGGTCGAAATCATGAACCGGCGGCCCACGACGGTGGAGGGTGGTTTCTACCCCAAACTCAACCAGGCCCGCCACGTGGTAGCAGCGGATGCGGACGACTATATCCTGGGGCTGGAGTACAACCTGAAGAAGCTCTCGGCCGCCGGTGGACCACAGAAACTAGGCGATAAGGACTTGTCCGATAGCCGGGGTGATGGGGACTGCCGCAGTCACCTACCCCTGGTAGGGGCCGTAGACTGGGGTGGTAAAATCTCGGTGCTCACAGTAGGCCAGAAGCACGACGACGTACGGGAGTACCGCATGCTCAAGGGCATGTACGTCAAGCACCCCAAGATGGTGAGTGACCTGGCCAACGACTTCTGTGACTACTATCAATACCAGCTGCGTAAGGAGTTGATCTTCCTGGAGGATGCCGAGTGGGGTAACAACCGCAACCCCAATAGCCCCTGGACGCTGAACGAGACGTTCATCAAGGTGCTGCAGAGTAGGGGCTGGAGAGTGAGCCGGGCCAACCTGGGACGTGTACCTGGCCATCCTACCCGCTACCTGGTCGCGCAGGAGATTCTGGAGGAGAAGGATCCTCGTCGCTACCGCATGCGCTTCAACAAGGTCAACACCAAGGACGTGGTGCAGGCCATGCTGCTGGCGCCCGTAGGGCAGGATACCAAGGGCAATATCTCGAAGATCAAGAAGAGTGAACGGAACGAGAGCTTCCCCCAGGAGCACGCGACCCACTTCACGGATACCGTGGATCTGCACATGCTCTACATCGGTACCGAGGTGCTACTCACCACGCCTGACTTCAGTAGCATCATCATCACGTCACGATGAGTGACAGTGTAGTGACATTATGGTGACAGTGCAGTGACATTATGGTGACAGTGCAGTGACATCCTGGACACGAGTCGGACATTGCTGTCCTTCGTGTCCGAGCTGAGCCCCGACCCCCAACGGTCGGGGCTTTTTTGTGTCCCGGCCTGGCAGATATCACCGAAGTCGCCATCGGCAGCTGCCGACCGAGATTAGTGCAAGCTGGGGCAATCTGCTAGACTTCTGAGACTGCAAACGCTCCAAACACGGCAAAAACGGCGTTTCTAGCGCGTGCGGGCACATCGCATTGAGATTGGCTTTTTGCCGGTTTTGGGAGCACGTCGGCCGGATTCGTGTCCTTTTCGCCGGCAACGCGACGCGGCAGTTTTGCACCATGCAAACCGCCCCGATTCGCCTCAAAGATGCGCTTGACCTGCTCGACAGCGGCACGCCGGTGGCCGTGCGCTTCGTCAAGTGTAACCGGCGCCAGCGCACTGGTGGCGACTTCGGCGAGCTGCCGGCCGCGCGCCTGGGCCGCAAGAAGTCGGCCGTGCTGCGCCTGCCCACCGCCGAGGAAGAAACGGAGGCCGACCGCGCCGACTGCGCGGCCGATGGCCTGGTACCGGTGCCCAAAGACCCGCAGCACTGGCGCAATGCTACCCGCAACCTAGTCGATACCCGCACCGGCAACCTGGTCAAGGTGCACCTCTATTTGCTCGTGTTCGTCGCGGGCCGCAAAGTGATTATCTAAATATGCAACGCGTAGTGTTTACTTCGGCCGGGAACATGGCCTATATGCCGCGTACGGGCGGATTTGTACGCCTGAACGGCGCCCTGGGTGCCGCGGCTGGCCCCGCCATCGGCGCGGCTGAGAAGCCCGCCGGCGTGGAGTCTACGACGCCCATCGAAAAGGGTCAGAACGGCGAAATCGCGCTCTGGGGCGATGCCAACGACTTCCCGCAGCAGGTCATCAAGTCGATTAATTCCAACACTATCCTGCCCGCGGTCCTGGACTGGAAAACGCGGGCCGTTTACGGTGGGGGCGTGGTGTACGGCCGCGTGACGGGCTTCGACAAGGACGGCAACGAGCAGTTTCAGCGCGTGCACCTGCCGGAAGTGGAGACGTTTTTCCGCCGCAGCAACATCAAGCGCTACGCGTTCGAGTCGCTGCAGAATATCTTCACCTTCGCCAACGGCTTCCCTGAGCTGATTCTCTCGCGCGACCGGAGCACCATCACGAGTCTGAGCACGCCCGACTCGGCGTTCTACCGCTTCTCAGTACCGACGTTGAAAATGCCGGTGCCGGAGTGGGGCTACATCTCGGCCAACTGGCCCGACGCGCAGCCCGGCGACGGCTACACCACCCGCGTACCGGTGCTCGACCCCTACGGCGACGCGGTGCAGGCCCTGCGCCAGGACAAGCGCGGCTTCAAATTCATCTACCCGCTGGCGCTGCCTTCGCCTGGTCAGTCACTCTACCAGCTGGCCGCGTGGAATAGCATCCGCAAAAGCGGCTGGCTAGACGTGGCGCAGGCTATTCCGGAGTTCAAGGCCGCCATGTTCAAGAATCAGCTCACGATTAAGTATCTGATTGAGGCCGATATCCGCTACTGGCAGTGGAAGTACCCCGACTGGGATACGCTCCAGCAAGACCAGCGCCGCGTCATCATCGACGAGGAGCTGGCTGCCTTCGAGGACACCATGGCCGGCAACGCTGGCGCCGGCAAAACGGTGATGTCGGTGACGATTCCCGACCCGCAGACGGGGCAGCAGATTTCGGTGTTCAAAATCACGGCTATCGACGACAAGATCAAGTCGGGCCTGCACATCGAAGACTCGCAAGAAGCCTCCTCGCACATCTACACGGCCCTCTCGGTCGATCCGACGCTGGTCGGCATCAGCCCTGGGAAGGGGATGGGCGCCGGCTCTGGCAGCGACAAGCGTGTAGCCTTCAACACCTTCATTTCGACCCACCGCTTCCACCAGGACCTGGTGCTGGAGCCGCTCTACCTGGTGCGCGACTACAACGGCTGGCCGGCCGACCTCGAATTCCGCTTCCTCAACCCGCTGGTGCAGACGCTCGATGCCTCGTCGCCAGTGAAAACCACCACTGGCAATGCCACAGAAAAAGCCCCTGCTGACGACGACAGCGCAGCTGAGTAAGTACGTTACGCTCGATACCAACGAGACGGAGCTGCCGGCGCCCCTGGTGACGGAACTCCTGCGGCTGGAGGACCAGCTGCTGCGGGCACTACTCGGTGGCCCGCTACTGGAATGGCTGCGCGCCGAGGCCGACGCCGACCCGGCGCTCGACGAGGCCGACTCGCTGGCCGGCGAGTTGCTGCGCCTGGTACACGCCCCGCTGGCGCGCATTGGCCTGTCGGGTGTGCTCGACGAACTGAGTGTGACGGTAAGCAACACCGGCATTCAGATCATGTCGACCGGCACGCATAAGACCGCCTTTCAGTGGCAAGTGGTGCGCCTGGACCGCACGCTCAGCCGCAAGGGGTACCTCGACGTGAACGTGCTGGTGCAGTGGCTGGAGGATAACTACCAGTCATCCGAGCAGCTGCAGGAGTGGGCTGACTCCGCCCAAGGCCAGCGGCATCGGAATAACCTCATCACGTCCGCGCCGGAGTTTAGCGACCTGGTGGATATTCAGGACTCGTGGTGCACGTTCCGTGGCCTCTGGCCGGTGATACAGCGCCAGTCCACTTTCGTGCTGCAGAACGCCATCGGCTACCTGTACTGGGCCGAACTGCACGAGCAAGTGCGGACGCGCACCCTGACGCCCGAAAACGAGCAGCTGCTGCGCGAGTACGTACGCCCGGCGCTGGCGCACCTGACGCTGGCCCGCGCCGTGCCCGAGGGCCTGCTGGTGCTCACCAGCGACGGCCTGGTGCTGGCGCAGGAGCAGGAACAGCCGGTGCGCCCCGACCCGCACTTTGCCGAGCTGCTGGCCATGCGCGCCCGCGACGCCGAGCAGACCGCCAGCGTGTATCTGCTGCAGCTGCGCCAGCACCTGAACGCGGAGGCCTCGGCCACCCGCTATGCCACCTATTTCAGCTCACCGGCTTACGTGAGCCCTTCTATCCCTCGCAATCCTACCAATACCGCGCAGTCGCGGGTGTATCGCTTTATCTGATGCGTATTCTGTTAGACGCTGCCGGCGCCGTGGCGACCAAAGGCAGCAAGCTGGAAGTATCCCTGCTGGCGGGTATCACGGCCCTGCCGTTCATGCCGCTGGTCGAGAAATACCTGTTCAAAGACTGGCAGTTCCTGGGCTTTTTGTCGGTGCTGATCATGGTCGACACGTTCACGGCCGTGGGCTATGCCTGGCACATGGGCACGCTCAGCAGCCGCGCGTTTTCGCGCCTGTTCAAGAAGCTGCTCATCTACATGGGCCTGCTGATCATGGCTCACGTCATGAGCAGCTTTACGGTCAACGGCCAGCCCAACTTCCTGTTTCAGCACTTCAATTGGCTGATTTTTATCTCCATCATGGTCCGTGAGGCCCTCTCCATTGTGGAGAACATCGGCGCCATGGAGCCCTCGCTCGTGCCGCCCTGGGTGCGCCGCCGGCTGGCCGCGCTCAACGAGTCCGGCCCTTCGCTGGGCGTGGTCTTCACGGCTGACCCACCGGCGCCTGCCGCCCCATCTCCTTCGTCACCAACTACTGACCCCGTATGAAAACCGGAGCCAAGGGCATTGCCCTGATCAAAGAAAAAGAGGAATTCCGCGCCCGCTGGTACACGTGTCCCACCGGCTACCCCACCATCGGTTACGGCCACGTGATCCAGAAAGGGGAGGAGCACTACTACAAAGTTGCGCTGACGGAACCGGAAGCTGCCGCCCTGCTGGCGAAGGATCTCGCGCGCTACGAAAAGGCCGTGCTGCGCGGCACGGAGGCCGTGACGCTCACCCAGAACCAATTCGACGCCTGCGTGTGCCTGTGCTACAACATCGGCGAGGCCGGCTTCGAATCGTCGACCGTAGCCCGCCGCATCACGGCCCGCACCTCGGAGGCCACGATCCGCGAAGCCTGGTCGCGCTGGAACAAAGGCACCGTGAAGGGGCAGAAGGTGACGTTGCCCGGCCTGGTAAAGCGGCGCAAGGAAGAAGCGGACCTCTTTTTCAGCAAGTAGCTATGACCAGAAAACGGATATACGAATGGTTATTTAAAGCATTTGTAGGCGCTTTAGGGCTACTGGTGGGCTTTTGGCTGGCGGCCATGATGGCCCTGCTCATTAGCAGCCTGAGCAGCTGCGCGGCTACCCGCCCCGAGCCAG from Hymenobacter aerilatus harbors:
- a CDS encoding DUF6712 family protein, whose amino-acid sequence is MPQKKPLLTTTAQLSKYVTLDTNETELPAPLVTELLRLEDQLLRALLGGPLLEWLRAEADADPALDEADSLAGELLRLVHAPLARIGLSGVLDELSVTVSNTGIQIMSTGTHKTAFQWQVVRLDRTLSRKGYLDVNVLVQWLEDNYQSSEQLQEWADSAQGQRHRNNLITSAPEFSDLVDIQDSWCTFRGLWPVIQRQSTFVLQNAIGYLYWAELHEQVRTRTLTPENEQLLREYVRPALAHLTLARAVPEGLLVLTSDGLVLAQEQEQPVRPDPHFAELLAMRARDAEQTASVYLLQLRQHLNAEASATRYATYFSSPAYVSPSIPRNPTNTAQSRVYRFI
- a CDS encoding phage holin family protein, coding for MRILLDAAGAVATKGSKLEVSLLAGITALPFMPLVEKYLFKDWQFLGFLSVLIMVDTFTAVGYAWHMGTLSSRAFSRLFKKLLIYMGLLIMAHVMSSFTVNGQPNFLFQHFNWLIFISIMVREALSIVENIGAMEPSLVPPWVRRRLAALNESGPSLGVVFTADPPAPAAPSPSSPTTDPV
- a CDS encoding lysozyme; the protein is MKTGAKGIALIKEKEEFRARWYTCPTGYPTIGYGHVIQKGEEHYYKVALTEPEAAALLAKDLARYEKAVLRGTEAVTLTQNQFDACVCLCYNIGEAGFESSTVARRITARTSEATIREAWSRWNKGTVKGQKVTLPGLVKRRKEEADLFFSK